The proteins below come from a single Asanoa ferruginea genomic window:
- the gatB gene encoding Asp-tRNA(Asn)/Glu-tRNA(Gln) amidotransferase subunit GatB — protein MTTTTLPTYEAAVAGFEPVIGLETHVELGTNTKMFCGCPTDFGGEPNTRVCPVCLGLPGSLPVANKAAIEATIRIGLALNCSIATWCRFARKNYFYPDMPKDFQISQYDEPLCVDGYLDVEVDGKTVRIGIERVHLEEDTGKTLHVGGATGRIHGATESLVDYNRAGIPLVEIVTKPVPGIGALAPEVARAYVTELRDVLRGLGVSDVRMEEGSLRCDVNTSLNRPGEEWGTRTETKNVNSLRSVERAVRSEIIRQASVLEAGGRIIQETRHFSEETGDTRPGRSKETATDYRYFPEPDLVPLAPDAEWVATLKAALPEPPRVHRKRLQDAWGLSDLDMQSVVNAGAVELIEQTVAAGATAAAARKWWLGELARRANEAGIELSAVGATPEQVAELQTLVDSGKLNDKLARVVLEGVVDGEGSPTAVMEARGLAVVSDTGALTAAVDEAIAANPDIAAKVREGKVQAAGALVGAVMKTTKGQADAKSVRDLILQRLSGS, from the coding sequence ATGACCACCACGACGCTGCCCACCTACGAAGCGGCGGTCGCCGGCTTCGAGCCGGTGATCGGCCTGGAGACCCACGTCGAGCTCGGCACCAACACGAAGATGTTCTGCGGCTGCCCGACCGACTTCGGCGGCGAGCCCAACACCCGGGTCTGCCCGGTCTGCCTGGGCCTGCCCGGTTCGCTGCCGGTGGCCAACAAGGCCGCGATCGAGGCGACGATCCGGATCGGCCTGGCGCTCAACTGCTCGATCGCCACCTGGTGCCGGTTCGCCCGGAAGAACTACTTCTACCCGGACATGCCGAAAGACTTCCAGATCAGCCAGTACGACGAGCCGCTCTGCGTCGACGGCTACCTCGACGTCGAGGTCGACGGCAAGACCGTGCGGATCGGCATCGAGCGGGTCCACCTGGAGGAAGACACCGGCAAGACGCTGCACGTCGGCGGCGCGACCGGCCGCATCCACGGCGCGACCGAGTCGCTGGTCGACTACAACCGGGCCGGCATCCCGCTGGTCGAGATCGTCACCAAGCCGGTGCCCGGCATCGGTGCGCTCGCACCCGAGGTGGCCCGCGCCTACGTCACCGAGCTGCGCGACGTGCTCCGCGGCCTGGGCGTCTCCGACGTGCGGATGGAAGAGGGCTCGCTGCGCTGCGACGTCAACACGTCGCTCAACCGGCCCGGCGAGGAGTGGGGCACCCGCACCGAGACCAAGAACGTCAACTCGCTACGGTCCGTCGAGCGGGCGGTCCGGTCGGAGATCATCCGGCAGGCGTCCGTGCTCGAGGCCGGCGGCCGGATCATCCAGGAGACCCGGCACTTCTCCGAGGAGACCGGCGACACCCGGCCCGGGCGCTCGAAGGAGACGGCGACCGACTACCGCTACTTCCCTGAGCCCGACCTGGTGCCGCTCGCTCCCGACGCCGAGTGGGTCGCGACGCTGAAGGCCGCGCTGCCGGAGCCGCCGCGGGTGCACCGCAAGCGGCTGCAGGACGCGTGGGGCCTGTCCGACCTCGACATGCAGTCGGTGGTCAACGCGGGCGCAGTCGAGCTGATCGAGCAGACGGTCGCGGCGGGTGCCACCGCCGCGGCGGCCCGCAAGTGGTGGTTGGGCGAGCTTGCCCGGCGCGCCAACGAGGCCGGCATCGAGCTGTCCGCGGTCGGCGCCACGCCCGAGCAGGTCGCCGAGCTACAGACGCTGGTCGACAGCGGCAAGCTCAACGACAAGCTGGCCCGGGTGGTGCTCGAGGGCGTCGTCGACGGCGAGGGCTCGCCGACGGCGGTGATGGAGGCGCGCGGGCTCGCGGTCGTCTCCGACACCGGCGCGCTGACGGCGGCCGTCGACGAGGCGATCGCCGCCAACCCCGACATCGCCGCCAAGGTCCGCGAGGGCAAGGTTCAGGCGGCCGGCGCGCTGGTCGGCGCGGTTATGAAGACCACCAAGGGCCAGGCCGACGCCAAATCGGTCCGCGACCTGATCCTGCAGCGCCTCAGCGGAAGCTGA
- a CDS encoding putative bifunctional diguanylate cyclase/phosphodiesterase, translated as MRIVVIAGPPTAALVTLVCAGAGLIPALPAMAAAAALTAAVGTTRLVRLALRIHARVHSFGPCRGAGYLGLGVLATGLSVVLLPFAPPDAREPITTVGLAFAAVLSVIGLLLLPGAATTTHARLRRVFDGASLGISIAFAVWLLPPNGGMPPSALAAALIGSFGLATATVIVLRVVSYRRAAWLCGSGVGLAIGGVGALAIILAYQAPAWVLLIAAAPVVVSPALVLAGAARTESGVEPAPVGEPESHLSAYPLLTIPAAVATLAAAWHLITVGEFDRTSIVLGLSVIPTVVAREVFAVSDVRRYAKRLSTQEAHFRSLVSGAGDLTMVVGEDLRVAWQSPAAARLFGLSDADVVGRPFPDLMHPEDADDVLSVLNQVLADKDGGEGARPALVPARLRDGHGTWRDTESTVSDQRGIPEVAALVVHIRDVGERRHLERTLHKLAFTDQLTGLANRRELMRTIATQRSVEGHTGALLVIDLHGLAGVNDNRGREVGDAVLIEVGRRLRATVGSDDVAARLAGDEFAVVTVEGPVVAYALGTRLLTALTEPYLLPGATVHIYVSVGLAELAGGDGVDDVLRRADLARRRAGQLGRNRIEWYDAYLEEQLVRRMDLERELPGAASRGELDLVYQPVLGLHDGQPVGAEALLRWRSPALGTVLPSELLPVAEDLGVIGEIGQWVLQQSCRQLASWDPRLWLSVNVSPIELAAPDFVSQVAATLVTNRLAPERLVIEIAEGRVGADTPTVVTQLAGLRALGVRTALDDFGAAQASLAHLRRLPIDILKVDRALVGEQGTRQNGGIAKPLIDVVVSVGRRLGMEIIAEGLESGAQIEQARAAGCQLGQGFALAHPAPAERFEAFLAERLTQPN; from the coding sequence GTGCGGATCGTCGTTATCGCTGGGCCGCCCACAGCGGCCCTGGTCACGCTGGTCTGCGCGGGCGCGGGGCTGATCCCGGCGCTGCCCGCCATGGCGGCCGCGGCGGCGCTGACGGCCGCCGTCGGCACCACCCGGCTGGTCCGGCTCGCCCTGCGCATCCACGCCCGGGTTCACTCTTTCGGGCCGTGCCGCGGCGCCGGCTACCTCGGCCTGGGCGTGCTCGCCACCGGGCTGTCGGTCGTGCTGCTGCCGTTCGCGCCGCCCGATGCCCGCGAGCCGATCACCACCGTGGGCCTGGCCTTCGCCGCCGTGCTCTCCGTGATCGGCCTGCTGCTGCTGCCCGGCGCCGCGACCACCACGCACGCCCGGCTGCGCCGCGTCTTCGACGGCGCGAGCCTCGGCATCAGCATCGCGTTCGCGGTCTGGCTGCTGCCGCCCAACGGCGGCATGCCCCCGTCGGCCCTGGCCGCGGCCCTGATCGGCTCATTCGGGCTGGCCACCGCCACGGTGATCGTGCTGCGGGTGGTCAGCTACCGGCGGGCGGCCTGGCTGTGCGGCTCCGGCGTGGGCCTCGCGATCGGCGGGGTCGGCGCACTCGCGATCATCCTGGCCTACCAGGCGCCGGCCTGGGTGCTGCTGATCGCGGCCGCACCGGTCGTGGTCAGCCCGGCACTGGTGCTGGCCGGCGCCGCGCGCACCGAGTCCGGCGTGGAGCCGGCTCCGGTGGGCGAGCCCGAGTCGCACCTGTCCGCGTACCCCCTGCTGACCATCCCCGCCGCCGTCGCAACCCTGGCGGCCGCCTGGCACCTGATCACCGTCGGCGAGTTCGACCGGACCTCGATCGTGCTCGGCCTCTCGGTCATCCCGACCGTCGTGGCCCGCGAGGTGTTCGCCGTCTCCGACGTCCGCCGTTACGCCAAACGATTGTCCACACAGGAGGCACACTTCCGCTCGCTGGTGTCCGGCGCCGGCGACCTCACCATGGTCGTCGGCGAAGACCTGCGGGTGGCCTGGCAGTCACCGGCGGCCGCGCGGCTGTTCGGCCTGTCCGACGCCGACGTCGTCGGCCGCCCGTTCCCCGACCTGATGCACCCCGAAGATGCCGACGACGTGCTCTCCGTGCTCAACCAGGTGCTCGCCGACAAAGACGGCGGGGAGGGCGCCCGACCGGCGCTCGTCCCGGCCCGCCTCCGCGACGGCCACGGCACCTGGCGCGACACCGAGTCCACGGTCAGCGACCAGCGCGGCATCCCCGAGGTGGCCGCGCTCGTCGTGCACATCCGCGACGTCGGCGAGCGCCGCCACTTGGAGCGCACGCTGCACAAACTGGCCTTCACCGATCAGTTGACCGGTCTGGCCAACCGGCGCGAGCTGATGCGCACGATCGCCACCCAACGCTCGGTCGAAGGACACACCGGCGCGCTCCTGGTGATCGACCTGCACGGCCTGGCCGGCGTCAACGACAACCGCGGCCGCGAGGTCGGCGACGCGGTGCTGATCGAGGTAGGCCGCCGGCTACGGGCCACGGTCGGCAGCGACGACGTGGCGGCCCGGCTGGCCGGCGACGAGTTCGCGGTGGTCACCGTCGAGGGCCCGGTCGTCGCCTACGCACTCGGCACCCGCCTGCTGACCGCACTGACCGAGCCCTACCTACTGCCCGGCGCCACGGTGCACATCTACGTCAGCGTCGGCCTGGCCGAGTTGGCCGGCGGCGACGGCGTCGACGACGTACTCCGCCGCGCCGACCTCGCCCGCCGCCGCGCCGGCCAACTGGGCCGCAACCGCATCGAGTGGTACGACGCCTACCTGGAAGAACAACTAGTCCGCCGGATGGACCTGGAGCGGGAACTACCCGGCGCCGCCAGCCGCGGCGAACTCGACCTGGTCTACCAGCCGGTGCTGGGCCTGCACGACGGCCAACCGGTCGGCGCCGAGGCACTGCTGCGCTGGCGCAGCCCGGCCCTCGGCACGGTGCTACCCAGCGAGTTGCTCCCGGTCGCCGAAGACCTCGGCGTGATCGGCGAGATCGGCCAGTGGGTACTCCAGCAGTCGTGCCGCCAGCTCGCCTCCTGGGACCCCCGGCTGTGGCTGTCGGTCAACGTCTCGCCGATCGAGCTGGCCGCACCCGACTTCGTCAGCCAGGTCGCGGCGACGCTGGTCACCAACCGCCTCGCACCGGAACGCCTGGTGATCGAGATCGCCGAGGGCCGGGTCGGCGCCGACACCCCAACGGTGGTCACCCAACTGGCGGGGTTGCGCGCCCTCGGCGTACGCACCGCACTCGACGATTTCGGCGCCGCCCAGGCCAGCCTGGCCCACCTGCGCCGATTGCCGATCGACATCCTCAAGGTCGACCGCGCCCTGGTCGGCGAGCAGGGCACCCGCCAGAACGGCGGCATCGCCAAGCCCCTGATCGACGTCGTGGTCAGCGTGGGCCGCCGGCTCGGCATGGAGATCATCGCGGAGGGCCTGGAGTCGGGCGCCCAGATCGAGCAGGCACGCGCGGCCGGCTGCCAACTCGGGCAAGGCTTCGCCCTCGCCCACCCGGCCCCCGCCGAACGCTTCGAGGCCTTCCTGGCCGAACGCCTCACCCAACCCAACTAG
- the gatC gene encoding Asp-tRNA(Asn)/Glu-tRNA(Gln) amidotransferase subunit GatC, with translation MAAISRDEVAHLARLSRLAVTEQELDTFAGQLDVILQAVARVGEVTAADIPPTSHSVPLTNVLREDVVISCLTREEALAGAPDVAEDRFRVPRILDEEA, from the coding sequence ATGGCTGCCATTTCCCGCGACGAGGTCGCGCATCTCGCGCGGCTGTCGCGGCTCGCCGTGACCGAGCAGGAGCTCGACACGTTCGCCGGCCAGCTCGACGTGATCCTCCAGGCCGTGGCACGCGTGGGCGAGGTCACGGCCGCGGACATCCCGCCGACCTCGCACTCCGTGCCGTTGACCAACGTGCTGCGGGAAGACGTCGTGATCAGTTGCCTGACCCGGGAAGAGGCCCTCGCGGGGGCGCCCGACGTGGCCGAAGACCGGTTCCGGGTGCCGCGCATCCTGGATGAGGAGGCGTGA
- the gatA gene encoding Asp-tRNA(Asn)/Glu-tRNA(Gln) amidotransferase subunit GatA, with amino-acid sequence MSDLTRMTAVEIAAKVAGGEVSAEEVTRAHLDRIAAVDGKVHAFLHVDADGAVEAARAVDAKRARGESLGPLAGVPVAVKDVITTRGVPTTAGSKILEGWRPPYDATVVERLRDAGTVILGKTNMDEFAMGSSTEYSAYGATNNPWDLGRIPGGSGGGSAAAIAAFEAPLAIGTDTGGSIRQPGAVTGTVGSKPTYGGTSRYGLIAFSSSLDTPGPCARTVLDAALLHEVIAGHDWRDSTSIPQPVPPVVEAARLGLTGDLTGMRLGLVTQFDGEGAEPGVMAAFRDALAALTKLGAEIVDVSCPHFEYALPAYYLIAPSEASSNLARFDGVRYGLRVGDDGNRSLEEVMSLTREAGFGPEVKRRIMLGTYALSSGYYDAYYGQAQKVRTLITQDFNAAFEQVDVLVAPTTPFVAFPFGSRTSDPYQMYLADLFTIPTNLYGGPGISVPCGLSEGLPVGFQIMAPTMADDRMYRVAAALESAVGTLTPPSLEG; translated from the coding sequence GTGTCCGATCTGACCAGGATGACCGCCGTCGAGATCGCCGCGAAGGTGGCCGGTGGCGAGGTTTCCGCCGAGGAAGTGACCCGGGCGCATCTCGACCGGATCGCCGCCGTCGACGGCAAAGTGCACGCGTTCCTGCACGTCGACGCCGATGGCGCGGTCGAGGCCGCGCGGGCCGTCGACGCCAAGCGAGCCCGTGGCGAGTCGCTCGGGCCGCTGGCCGGCGTGCCGGTCGCCGTCAAAGACGTGATCACCACTCGGGGCGTGCCGACCACCGCCGGCTCGAAAATCCTCGAAGGGTGGCGGCCGCCCTATGACGCGACCGTCGTCGAGCGGCTGCGCGACGCCGGCACGGTGATTCTCGGCAAGACCAACATGGACGAGTTCGCGATGGGCTCGTCGACCGAATACTCGGCCTACGGCGCGACCAACAACCCGTGGGACCTCGGCCGGATCCCTGGCGGGTCCGGCGGCGGCAGCGCAGCGGCCATCGCGGCCTTCGAGGCGCCGCTCGCGATCGGCACCGACACCGGCGGCTCGATCCGCCAGCCCGGCGCGGTCACCGGCACGGTCGGCTCGAAGCCGACCTATGGCGGCACGTCCCGCTACGGCCTGATCGCGTTCTCGTCGAGCCTCGACACCCCGGGTCCGTGCGCGCGCACCGTGCTCGACGCGGCCCTCCTGCACGAGGTGATCGCGGGGCACGACTGGCGTGACTCGACCTCGATCCCGCAGCCGGTGCCGCCGGTGGTCGAGGCCGCCCGGCTCGGCCTGACCGGCGACCTGACCGGCATGCGGCTGGGTCTGGTCACCCAGTTCGACGGCGAGGGCGCGGAGCCCGGCGTGATGGCCGCCTTCCGCGACGCGCTCGCCGCGCTGACCAAGCTGGGCGCCGAGATCGTCGACGTGTCCTGCCCGCACTTCGAATACGCGCTGCCGGCCTACTACCTGATCGCGCCGAGCGAGGCCTCGTCCAACCTGGCCCGGTTCGACGGCGTCCGCTACGGCCTGCGGGTCGGCGACGACGGCAACCGCTCACTCGAAGAGGTCATGTCGCTCACCCGCGAGGCCGGCTTCGGTCCCGAGGTCAAGCGCCGGATCATGCTGGGCACCTACGCGCTGTCCAGTGGCTACTACGACGCCTACTACGGGCAGGCGCAGAAGGTCCGCACGCTGATCACGCAGGACTTCAACGCCGCGTTCGAGCAGGTCGACGTGCTGGTCGCGCCGACGACCCCGTTCGTCGCCTTCCCGTTCGGGTCACGCACCTCCGACCCCTACCAGATGTACCTCGCCGACCTCTTCACGATCCCGACCAACCTCTACGGCGGCCCCGGCATCTCGGTGCCCTGCGGGCTTTCCGAGGGGCTGCCGGTCGGCTTCCAGATCATGGCCCCGACGATGGCCGACGACCGCATGTACCGGGTCGCCGCCGCCCTCGAGTCCGCTGTCGGCACGCTGACCCCGCCGTCCCTGGAGGGCTGA
- a CDS encoding PaaI family thioesterase: MGFTVEEANGVLADNFAPWVRDLGLLVEQVEPGVATLRLPWSDRLAREGGAMSGQALMAAADTATVIAISAARGGFVPMTTVQLSTTFQRPIAGVDVRVLARVTKLGRTLAFADIVLTPDGASAPAAQAHTVYALLG; the protein is encoded by the coding sequence GTGGGGTTCACCGTCGAAGAGGCCAACGGGGTGCTGGCCGACAACTTCGCGCCCTGGGTACGCGACCTCGGCCTTCTGGTCGAGCAGGTCGAGCCCGGCGTGGCCACCCTGCGGCTGCCCTGGTCAGACCGGCTGGCCCGGGAGGGCGGCGCGATGAGCGGCCAGGCGCTGATGGCCGCCGCCGACACCGCGACGGTGATCGCGATCTCCGCGGCCCGCGGCGGCTTCGTGCCGATGACCACGGTGCAGCTCTCCACCACGTTCCAGCGCCCGATCGCCGGCGTCGACGTGCGGGTGCTGGCCCGAGTCACCAAGCTCGGCCGCACCCTGGCCTTCGCCGACATCGTGCTCACTCCCGACGGCGCCAGCGCGCCGGCGGCGCAGGCCCACACGGTCTACGCCCTGCTCGGCTGA
- a CDS encoding MarR family winged helix-turn-helix transcriptional regulator, which yields MDDDTATGRLLWQVTLRWRAAVDRAVAPLGLTHAQYSLIGSLYGLTRQGRTPSQRELADFAGLEQIYVSKLIRGLADAGLVTRSEHPTDSRARQLSLTAKGVEVTEAAVGIVHALQHDLTAPIGGPSGPRNRALISTLRTLLGGTPGASEGSTAMTATPTLTGQDIGEAQGALSALLTNVLAASDVSANEYVTFRVITVRGPWESLDDLAAYLATQPQLNLDTAGAGKLCAGLVQKGLVTAGGPVALTPAGSQLFESLNATVRETTQRIYAGLDANDLATAHRVLATLTDRAHRAVSG from the coding sequence GTGGACGACGACACTGCGACCGGCCGGCTGCTCTGGCAGGTCACGCTGCGCTGGCGGGCGGCGGTCGACCGGGCGGTCGCGCCGCTGGGTCTGACACACGCGCAATACAGCCTGATCGGCTCGCTCTACGGGCTGACCCGCCAGGGCCGCACGCCATCGCAGCGGGAGTTGGCCGACTTCGCCGGCCTGGAGCAGATCTACGTCTCGAAGTTGATCCGCGGCCTCGCCGACGCCGGCCTGGTGACCCGGTCGGAGCACCCGACCGATTCGCGGGCCCGCCAGCTCTCGCTGACCGCGAAGGGCGTCGAGGTGACCGAGGCGGCGGTCGGCATCGTCCACGCGCTTCAACACGACCTCACGGCGCCCATCGGCGGGCCTTCGGGTCCACGCAACCGGGCGCTGATCAGCACCCTCAGAACCCTGCTCGGCGGCACGCCGGGCGCATCCGAAGGGAGCACCGCCATGACCGCGACGCCTACCTTGACCGGACAGGACATCGGCGAGGCACAGGGCGCGTTGAGCGCCCTCCTGACCAACGTGCTGGCCGCATCCGACGTGTCAGCCAACGAATACGTGACGTTCCGGGTCATCACCGTCCGCGGCCCGTGGGAGTCGCTCGACGACCTGGCCGCTTACCTGGCTACTCAACCGCAGCTGAACCTCGACACCGCGGGCGCCGGCAAACTCTGCGCTGGCTTGGTCCAAAAGGGACTAGTGACCGCTGGCGGTCCGGTTGCCTTGACCCCTGCGGGTTCGCAGCTCTTCGAGTCTCTCAACGCCACGGTCCGGGAGACGACGCAGCGGATCTATGCGGGCCTCGACGCCAACGATCTGGCGACCGCCCACCGCGTGCTGGCAACACTCACCGACCGCGCCCACCGCGCCGTCAGCGGCTGA